The sequence TGCTGCTCTTGATCATACCGGGGATCATAGCGGCTCTTTCCTACTCTCAAACGTTCTTTATCCTGGCTGAGGATGAGGCTATTGGTGCGCGGGATGCGCTCAGAAAAAGCAAACAGATGATGGAAGGGAACCGGTGGAAGTTTTTCTGCCTGAATTGCCGGTTCATCGGATGGGGAATATTGTGCATTCTGACACTGGGAATTGGCTTCCTGTGGTTGATGCCCTATATGTCCGTCAGCTTTGCCCGGTTCTATGACGATGTGGCTGTAAAGCAAGCCGTCCCTCCTCCGCAGCCAGTTTGAGGAGTTCAAATTCAGGGGGCTCCGACAGAGGTCGGGGCCCCCTATTGTGTTACGTCCATCGCCTATTTGACGATCCGGCTGATCTCCTTGAAGATATCGCCCTTGGCGGCTTTCAGTATCTCGAAGAGGGCCATCTCCACGCAGGTGGGGAAGCAGCCGTGAATCTCGATTCGCTCCAGCGCGATCTGTTTTTCTGCCGGTTTCCGGGAGGAAACGGCGTCGGCTACCACGTGGACTTCATAGCCCAGTCGGGCCAGATCAGCGGCGGTCTGATGGACGCACACATGAGCCTCTATTCCTGTGAGCATCACTTGCCTTCGTCCTGTGGCCTTCAGCGCTGCCATGAATTCCTCGTTGCCGCAGCAACTGAAGCTGAACTTTGGAATTGGCTTGACCACATCCGCCAGCAGTTCGGCGATTTCCGGGACCGTCGGGCCGAGGCCATTGGGGTTTTGCTCCAGTTGAATGATAGGTAACCCGAAGGCTTTTGCTCCCCGGATCAACT is a genomic window of Dehalococcoidia bacterium containing:
- a CDS encoding hydrolase, which produces MLEQEKAVLVIIDVQTKLLAAMHEKEALIENLKKLIRGAKAFGLPIIQLEQNPNGLGPTVPEIAELLADVVKPIPKFSFSCCGNEEFMAALKATGRRQVMLTGIEAHVCVHQTAADLARLGYEVHVVADAVSSRKPAEKQIALERIEIHGCFPTCVEMALFEILKAAKGDIFKEISRIVK